The following coding sequences lie in one Vicinamibacterales bacterium genomic window:
- a CDS encoding CocE/NonD family hydrolase — protein MSYPRASFARFFGPVLAVLLAGAMPLAQSGPQRPATYPGLPGETPEKLQLLTAGFDYARRDVMIPMRDGVKLHTVILVPNGAKGAPILLTRTPYDATALTSHADSAHLGTILSGYDNATDVIVEGGYIRAVQDVRGKYGSEGDYVMNRPLHGPQNPTPVDHATDTFDTIDWLVKNVPETNGKVGILGISYDGFLPLMALVNPHPALKVAVPMNPMVDGWMGDDWFHNGAFRQQNMPYIYTQEATRRSEVKWWTSHFDDYDTYMQAGSAGELGRRRGLEQVGFWRKLLEHPAYDAFWRDQAMDKILAALPLNVPVMLVHSLWDQEDIYGAIAVYKAIEPKDTNNDKVFLVMGPWFHAQEIGDGSALGAIRFGADTALAFRQQTLAPFLAQYLKDGAPKADVAPVTAFETGTNTWRRLPAWPAGCSNGCGIESKPLYLGAGLTAAFAAPKPGDAPFDEYVSDPAKPVPYRARPVPPSSGAAWSEWLVGDQREASGRPDVLAFVSETLTAPVKISGQPVANLVAATSGTDSDWVVKVIDLYPDEVAGQPAMGGYQLMVSADIFRGRYRESFDTPRAIAADTPLVYRFALPTANHVFRPGHRIMVQVQSSWFPLYDRNPQTFVPSIFWAKPADYRKATQRIYHAPGQASFVELPVVVTHLPFATRN, from the coding sequence GTGTCCTATCCTCGCGCCTCGTTCGCCCGATTCTTTGGCCCGGTCCTCGCCGTCCTGCTGGCCGGCGCGATGCCGCTGGCACAGAGTGGGCCGCAGCGGCCCGCCACGTATCCCGGCCTGCCGGGCGAGACGCCGGAGAAGCTCCAGCTTCTGACCGCCGGCTTCGACTACGCCAGGCGCGACGTGATGATCCCGATGCGCGACGGCGTGAAGCTGCACACGGTCATCCTCGTGCCGAACGGGGCGAAAGGGGCGCCCATCCTTCTCACCCGAACGCCCTACGATGCGACGGCACTGACGAGCCACGCCGACAGCGCTCACCTGGGCACGATTCTCTCCGGCTACGACAACGCGACCGACGTGATCGTCGAGGGCGGGTACATCCGTGCCGTCCAGGACGTTCGCGGCAAGTACGGGTCCGAGGGCGACTACGTGATGAACCGCCCGCTGCACGGTCCGCAGAATCCGACGCCGGTCGATCACGCCACCGACACGTTCGACACGATCGACTGGCTCGTGAAGAACGTGCCCGAGACCAACGGCAAGGTGGGCATCCTGGGCATCTCGTACGACGGATTCCTGCCGCTGATGGCGCTCGTCAACCCGCACCCGGCGCTCAAGGTGGCCGTGCCGATGAACCCGATGGTCGACGGCTGGATGGGAGACGACTGGTTCCACAACGGTGCGTTCCGCCAGCAGAACATGCCGTACATCTACACGCAGGAGGCGACGCGCAGGTCAGAGGTGAAGTGGTGGACCAGCCACTTCGACGACTACGACACGTACATGCAGGCCGGATCGGCGGGCGAACTGGGGCGGCGGCGCGGCCTGGAACAGGTCGGCTTCTGGCGCAAGCTGCTCGAGCACCCGGCCTACGACGCGTTCTGGCGCGACCAGGCCATGGACAAGATCCTCGCCGCGCTCCCGCTGAACGTCCCCGTCATGCTCGTGCACAGCCTGTGGGATCAGGAGGACATCTACGGCGCGATCGCGGTGTACAAGGCGATCGAGCCGAAGGACACGAACAACGACAAGGTGTTCCTGGTCATGGGCCCGTGGTTCCACGCGCAGGAGATCGGCGATGGGAGCGCGCTCGGAGCGATCAGGTTCGGCGCCGACACGGCGCTCGCGTTTCGACAGCAGACGCTGGCTCCCTTTCTGGCGCAGTACCTGAAGGACGGCGCACCGAAGGCGGACGTCGCGCCGGTCACCGCGTTCGAGACCGGCACCAACACCTGGCGCCGCCTGCCAGCGTGGCCGGCGGGCTGCTCGAACGGGTGCGGGATCGAGTCGAAGCCGCTGTACCTCGGAGCCGGCCTCACGGCCGCGTTCGCGGCGCCGAAGCCCGGGGATGCGCCGTTCGACGAGTACGTATCCGACCCGGCCAAGCCCGTGCCGTATCGCGCACGCCCGGTGCCGCCGAGCAGCGGCGCGGCCTGGTCGGAGTGGCTCGTCGGCGACCAGCGCGAAGCGTCGGGGCGTCCCGACGTGCTCGCGTTCGTCTCGGAGACGCTGACGGCACCCGTGAAGATCAGCGGGCAGCCGGTTGCCAACCTCGTCGCCGCGACGAGCGGCACCGATTCGGACTGGGTCGTGAAGGTGATCGACCTCTATCCCGACGAGGTGGCCGGCCAGCCGGCGATGGGCGGGTACCAGTTGATGGTGTCGGCCGACATCTTCCGCGGCCGATACCGCGAGAGCTTCGACACGCCCCGGGCCATCGCCGCCGACACGCCGCTCGTGTACCGGTTCGCGCTGCCGACGGCGAACCACGTCTTCCGGCCCGGCCACCGGATCATGGTTCAAGTGCAGTCCAGCTGGTTCCCGCTGTACGACCGAAATCCCCAGACCTTCGTCCCGAGCATCTTCTGGGCGAAGCCGGCCGACTACCGGAAGGCGACACAACGGATCTACCACGCGCCGGGCCAGGCCAGCTTCGTGGAACTGCCGGTCGTCGTCACCCACCTCCCTTTCGCAACACGTAACTGA